Genomic window (bacterium):
ACGCGGGGGAAGAGTTCGATGGCTTGCGGTATTAGGTCCAACGTCTCCTGGGCGGTGAATCCCTTCTTGATAATTTCGAGGACGCGGTCCGAGCCGGACTCGACGCCGAAGCGGAGCTCGAGGCAGCCGCTGTCGGCCATCGCCTTCATCATCTCGACGTCGCACAGGTTGACGCGGCCGAACGCCTTCCAGTTGACGTCCAGGCCGGACTTCTCCAATTCCCGGCAGAACGCCACAACCTGCTTCTTGCCGGAGACGAAGAATTCGTCCTGGAAGAGGAAGAGGTCGACGCCGGCCTCCTCGTGTAGGACCTTCATCTCGGCGACGATGTTTTCGGGGCTGCGGGAATAACTTTTATAATCCCATACCGGCGCGACGGAACAGAACGTGCAGGGGTAGGGGCAGCCGCGGCTCGTCATCATGCCGTAGCCGGCGTATTTCGGGAGGTCGATCTTGTCCCACGCGGGGAAGGGGATAGCGTCGAGGTCGGCGAGGCGTTCGCGGCCCGGGTTGCCGACGACGCGGCCGTCGTCGCGGTACGAGATGCCGGCGACTTCTGAGAGGTCGCCGCCGTCGTTTAATGCGCGCAGGAGCTCGGGGCCCGTGACCTCGGCCTCGCCGCGGCATACGACGTCGACCCACGGGAAGCGCGTGAGGACCTTGTCCTCCACCGATTTGGCGCCTACGCCTCCCAGGACGAGTTTGCGGTCGGGGTAGCGCTCGCGTAACGCCTTCATCGCGAGGAGCGAGAACGGCAGGAGGTTGGCCATGCACGACAGGCCAATAACCGGCGCCGGGTCCTTCAGGAACTCGAGGAAGACCTCCATGTCGAACGGGTCGTCGGACGGGCAACATTGGTAATCGCGGAAGTCAACGCCGACGCCGGCGTCCTCCAGCGCGCGGGCGAGGTACAGCGGCCCGAGCGGGACGTGCAGCTCGCGCTCGACCTCCTCGCCGTAGCGAATGAATAGCATGTTGAGGTTTACGAGCGTTATATCGCCGGGCATGTTAATCGCCCTCCTTATCGGGGAGGTCGGGGCGAATGCCGGTTATTACCGATTTTTCGGGGAAATCGTGCGGCTCGCCGAAATGGAAAGAAACGTTAGTCCTAAGGCCCGGTATTACCTCAATACCGGTTTTTAATAGTACGCCTAATGTTTCGTGCGAGGCTTCCATTTCGTATAAACCTTCGGGTACGTAAGAAAAAACGTAATAACCTTTTTTATCGGTTAGTACTGTTAACGCCGTTCCTTTAATAATTACTTCAACGTTACTCAGCGGGTGCCATTCTTCATCAGTTGCCATACCGGAGAT
Coding sequences:
- a CDS encoding radical SAM protein, whose amino-acid sequence is MPGDITLVNLNMLFIRYGEEVERELHVPLGPLYLARALEDAGVGVDFRDYQCCPSDDPFDMEVFLEFLKDPAPVIGLSCMANLLPFSLLAMKALRERYPDRKLVLGGVGAKSVEDKVLTRFPWVDVVCRGEAEVTGPELLRALNDGGDLSEVAGISYRDDGRVVGNPGRERLADLDAIPFPAWDKIDLPKYAGYGMMTSRGCPYPCTFCSVAPVWDYKSYSRSPENIVAEMKVLHEEAGVDLFLFQDEFFVSGKKQVVAFCRELEKSGLDVNWKAFGRVNLCDVEMMKAMADSGCLELRFGVESGSDRVLEIIKKGFTAQETLDLIPQAIELFPRVDAFYVWGFPFETDEDFNQSLFQMVSFRMMGARILPSLLSLLPQTPIYEEWAPKVTLEFCPYLLPEFVFTGH